From Anaerococcus urinomassiliensis:
TCGTGGCCGTTTAGGACTAGGTCTATACCATTTTCGTTAAAGATTTTTACAAGCTCGTGTCTTCTTTGAAGTATATCTTTGTCAGATGTATGGGTTGCTGTTGAGTATGGTGCGTGGTGGAATGATACTACCTTCCATGAGAAGTTTTTACCACGTTCTTTTGTTGCTTTTTCGATTGCATCTTTGATGAATGCTTCGTGTTCTTTGGAATCAAGTACATTTGAGTTAAGGTTTATAAACAATGTATCGCCATATGAGTAGTAGTAGTCTCCAGGAATATAGTAAGCAGTTCCATCCTCGTTAACTTTTGATATTGATCCTAATTTTGATTCGTTTGGTAGATAGAAGTGGTCAGCAAATACAGTGTTTCTTTGGCTATGGCCATCCTTATCATTGACATATGTTTCGTGGTTGCCTACTACTGATGAGAAGACCCTTTCTTTGTACAAATCATTATCCAAGAAATAGTCATATTCACCTTCTAAGTTTGCAATCTCTACATTATCTCCCATAGATAGATAGAAATGTGGGTCAATTTTACGAGCTTTTTCTATTGATTTGCCAAAGTCTACCTTGTCTTGGTCAACTTTTGCTTGGGTGTTTTTATTTAGGCCCTTTTTATCCCAAACACTATCTCCTGATCCCATTTGTGGGTCGCCAAAATATGCTATGGAGAATTCATTGTTTTTGCCAAGAGCTTTTGTTTGTAGCGTATAAATTTCTGACTTGTAAGAGCCTGTTTGAACATAGTATGTATAAGCTTTGCCAGGAGTGATATTTACTATAGCTGTGTAGGTGCTATATCCATTTTTGTCACCAGTTTTTCTTGATCTAATAGGTGTGTATTCTTTACCATCAAATACAAGCTTTGATTCTGTAACATCGCCTGTTGCAAACCATGTGATTGCAATTTCATTTTCATTTTTACCATTATTTACTACGATATTCTTAATTGGTGTTGTTATAGATTTCAAATTGTGGTTGGCGTATTCGCCATCTTTTTTACCGTATTCGCCATCTGTTTCTTCTAACTTTTTAGCTACTTCTGGGTCAAGGTTATTTACGTTTTGATCTTCGCCAAAAGTGTCTCGATCTGTTTCTGTAGCTCTATTAAATTTGTTTGTACCATCAGCTTCTCTTACATTTGCTTCATTTTTTGGAAAGGTAACTTCGTCGTCTTGGAAGTTAAAAACATTATCAGCTGAGTAATCAATGGCTTCATGACTAGTTTCGCTTGTTGCTTCTTCACTTGTTTCGATGATTGCTGCTTCTGGTTCTTTAATTTCTTCTGCTGCGTGGGCAGTAGGGAATATGGTTGTTGTAGCTGTTGCTAGAACTAGGGCTAATATTATCTTTTTGTTATTTTTCATAAATATCCTCCTATGTATAATCACTCTTATTGTAGGCCTCCTTTATTTAAATATTTATAAATTTTTGTTAAATCCATGTAAAAATAAAAAAGAACCCAAAAATGAGTTCTTTATTAGAAAGATAATATTATTTAGTAGTGTCGAAACTTATTATAAGCAATAATTATTCTTTAGATTTTTTTAGCTTTTATATATTTATCGATATTTTCTGCTGCCTTTTTTCCAGCTCCCATGGCAAGGATTACAGTTGCAGCTCCACTTACAGCATCGCCACCTGCAAATACTCCATCCTTGGTGGTCATAGTAGTATCTTCACTTATGATGATTCCACCCCAAGATTCAGTTTCTATGTCAGAGTTAGTTTGCTTGATAAGTGGATTTGGACTTTGACCAATGGAAATTATTACTGAGTCAAAATCAACTTCTTGATATTCTCCTGTTGGAATAGGACGACGACGACCGGACTTATCAGGCTCACCAAGTTCCATCTTTTCAACTTTGACAGACTTAACCCATCCATCTTCGCCGAGGATTTCTACAGGATTGTGGAGGTTTAAGAAATTTACTCCTTCTTCCATAGCATGGTGACTTTCTTCAACTCTAGCAGGCATTTCTTCAAAGCTTCTTCTATAAACGACAGTTACATCAGCACCAAGTCTTTTGGCAGATCTTGCTGCATCCATTGCTACGTTTCCACCACCAACAACGCAAACTTTTTTACCTACATTAACAGGGGTATCAAATTCTGGGAACTTATAAGCCTTCATTAGATTCATCCTGGTCAAAAATTCATTTGCAGAATATACGGCATTTAGGTTTTCTCCAGGGATACCTAAAAATGATGGTAGGCCTGCGCCAGTTGAAATATAAATAGCCTCAAAGCCTTGGTCAAAGAGATCATCTAGTGAAATGGTACGACCTACTATAGTATTTGTTTGAAGTTTTACTCCAAGTCCTATTACATTTTTTAGTTCTTTTTGTACAAGTGCCTTTGGCAATCTAAATTCTGGTATGCCATACATTAAAACTCCACCAGCTGTGTGGAAGGCTTCAAATATTACAACTTGATAACCCATTTTTGCAAGATCTGCTGCGGCCGATAGGCCAGATGGTCCAGAACCTATTACGGCTACTTTTGCATTTTGGCTTATTACTTCAACAGGTTTGTTGTAGGAGTTTTCCATATGCCAATCAGCGAC
This genomic window contains:
- a CDS encoding metallophosphoesterase family protein, translated to MKNNKKIILALVLATATTTIFPTAHAAEEIKEPEAAIIETSEEATSETSHEAIDYSADNVFNFQDDEVTFPKNEANVREADGTNKFNRATETDRDTFGEDQNVNNLDPEVAKKLEETDGEYGKKDGEYANHNLKSITTPIKNIVVNNGKNENEIAITWFATGDVTESKLVFDGKEYTPIRSRKTGDKNGYSTYTAIVNITPGKAYTYYVQTGSYKSEIYTLQTKALGKNNEFSIAYFGDPQMGSGDSVWDKKGLNKNTQAKVDQDKVDFGKSIEKARKIDPHFYLSMGDNVEIANLEGEYDYFLDNDLYKERVFSSVVGNHETYVNDKDGHSQRNTVFADHFYLPNESKLGSISKVNEDGTAYYIPGDYYYSYGDTLFINLNSNVLDSKEHEAFIKDAIEKATKERGKNFSWKVVSFHHAPYSTATHTSDKDILQRRHELVKIFNENGIDLVLNGHDHIYTRTGQMLAGEQVMSFEEAYGTDSKNENAGIKEGYSETYNNRIYNNGKVIVDGIKLDYDKREVTNPRGTLFLTMSASAGAKFYNPIGEDQWFVVRSLDDRSQLFSTLSFAQNKFNLTTMDPEGKIVDAYTINKTDDFIENPKMNDKKVDKTKLENYINHAKSFKLVQDEENVKLYQDALDRANEVLNSEYTSQEEIDSAIEVLETRLSDIKFTEKGEEGQKSPKAPKANKNLKNTSKKVESKKSAKKSSNPKTGVASLASVYATLALASAGVFASKKNK
- the gltA gene encoding NADPH-dependent glutamate synthase, which encodes MADYKINMAKEKVKMPEQDPNVRNSNFDEVTLGYTLEMAKEEATRCLQCKNAPCMAGCPVSVHIPEFINQLVAGDLESAYDAIAKTNNLPAICGRVCPQEVQCEGVCTRGIKSEPVAIGRLERFVADWHMENSYNKPVEVISQNAKVAVIGSGPSGLSAAADLAKMGYQVVIFEAFHTAGGVLMYGIPEFRLPKALVQKELKNVIGLGVKLQTNTIVGRTISLDDLFDQGFEAIYISTGAGLPSFLGIPGENLNAVYSANEFLTRMNLMKAYKFPEFDTPVNVGKKVCVVGGGNVAMDAARSAKRLGADVTVVYRRSFEEMPARVEESHHAMEEGVNFLNLHNPVEILGEDGWVKSVKVEKMELGEPDKSGRRRPIPTGEYQEVDFDSVIISIGQSPNPLIKQTNSDIETESWGGIIISEDTTMTTKDGVFAGGDAVSGAATVILAMGAGKKAAENIDKYIKAKKI